A genomic window from Engraulis encrasicolus isolate BLACKSEA-1 chromosome 14, IST_EnEncr_1.0, whole genome shotgun sequence includes:
- the ddit3 gene encoding DNA damage-inducible transcript 3 protein: protein MTAEWLHLPPPYPPGVGPLCGAELEAWYEDLQDILGSDAGGAKHARPPPCSEKEPEFLDVLESCSLTWLTDGQTWGEGVQRVMEESSPPMPAQAPVPCLSPPPPQQDEDRRGSGEGQGQGSGSGTGSGSGSGSGGSGGGSGDLLPPEFFELLSEGGVGLVETAGTVMVSGVGMGVGMGYHHQHTHTHHHQHQQQQQQQLPPRRQSASPARSEEEPPTVPCSPSYCSSSSSSSSSSSSSCASQSPARLGQSPPSSPPSPPAPPPPPVSCATAALLTSSSSSSSSSSSTTRPGKRKRPASPGSSCSSSAKKSRREREQENERRVQELTDQNERLKAEIERLGEEVQRTRRALIERLVNTRK, encoded by the exons ATGACTGCGGAGTGGCTGCACCTGCCCCCACCATACCCCCCCGGAGTGGGGCCCTTGTGTGGTGCAGAGTTGGAGGCGTGGTATGAAGACCTGCAGGATATCCTTGGCTCTGACGCAGGTGGGGCCAAACATGCTCGACCCCCACCTTGCTCTGAG AAGGAGCCTGAGTTTCTGGACGTGCTGGAGAGCTGTTCGCTGACGTGGCTTACGGACGGGCAGACGTGGGGCGAGGGCGTGCAGCGGGTGATGGAGGAGTCCTCTCCTCCGATGCCCGCCCAGGCCCCTGTGCCCTGCCTCAGCCCCCCGCCGCCACAGCAggatgaggacaggagagggtcgGGAGAGGGGCAGGGCCAGGGATCTGGTTCCGGCaccgggtcgggctcgggctcgggctcgggcgGCAGTGGTGGAGGTAGCGGAGACCTGCTGCCGCCCGAGTTCTTCGAGCTGCTGAGCGAAGGCGGGGTGGGCCTGGTGGAGACGGCGGGCACGGTGATGGTGAGTGGAGTGGGCATGGGCGTTGGCATGggctaccaccaccaacacacccacactcaccaccaccagcaccagcagcagcagcaacaacagctgcCGCCTCGCCGCCAGTCCGCCTCGCCAGCCCGCAGTGAGGAGGAGCCACCCACCGTGCCTTGCTCCCCTTCctactgctcctcttcctcctcgtcctcctcctcctcatcttcctcatgtgCCTCCCAGTCCCCGGCCCGCCTCGGCCagtctcctccttcctccccgcCGTCACCCCCCGCGCCCCCACCTCCGCCCGTCTCCTGTGCCACGGcagctctcctcacctcctcatcctcttcctcctcctcgtcctcctcaacGACGCGGCCGGGTAAACGCAAGCGTCCGGCGTCGCCGGGATCGTCCTGCTCCTCGTCCGCCAAGAAGAGCCGTCGCGAGCGCGAGCAAGAGAACGAGCGCAGGGTCCAGGAGCTGACCGACCAGAACGAGAGGCTCAAGGCGGAGATCGAGAGGCTCGGAGAGGAGGTCCAGCGCACACGCCGCGCCCTTATAGAGAGGCTCGTCAACACCCGAAAGTGA
- the mars1 gene encoding methionine--tRNA ligase, cytoplasmic isoform X2, translating into MKLYVSEGNPHCLKVLAVLETTGVKCDVQHVNHEEKVVPFLSRATLPVLHLPSGQFLFSPNAICQYLFEVSGKQISKQSHQWLEWEATELQPALMHALHLATVQGKTDSAKALVAPLSYLEQNMSKKTTAFLIAETVEVADIVLWAALYPAFLERSFNMGEQKSTQSWFESVGSLPACQASAQSVFKGKGLEVLKAYLQKQPAPHGPQAQHRDSHSGSTGSPQESEVSDRVMTEEEIETAEQKWNQKIDCQSKPERKHPILPEQGKRNVLITSALPYVNNVPHLGNIIGCVLSADVFARYGRQRGWNLLYICGTDEYGTATENKAREEGLTPQQICDKYHAIHTSIYKWFQIDFDFFGRTTTPRQTEIAQDIFWRLNERGFLQEDTVEQLRCEKCQRFLADRFVEGVCPFCNYPEARGDQCDKCGKLINAVELKEPQCKVCKQTPVIRCSKHLFLDLPKLETSLEKWLEQSFSAGDWTTNARNITRSWLRDGLKPRCITRDLLWGTPVPHPDFAGKVFYVWFDAPIGYLSITANYTDQWEKWWKNPEQVELYNFMAKDNVPFHSVVFPCSLLGAQDNYTLVNNLIATEYLNYEDTKFSKSRGVGVFGDMAKDTGIPSDVWRFYLLYLRPEGQDAAFSWADMALKNNSELLNNLGNFINRAGMFVSKFFEGMVPQVSLQEEDRRLLAQVGWELKQYIQFLDKVRIRDALKCILNISRHGNQYIQVNEPWKKIKGGDTDRQRAGTVTAVSVNMAVLLSAMLEPYMPTVSETIRAQLQAPPAYSHHMLQGEGNFVCSLPAGHRIGTVSPLFQKLESEHIESLKKRFGGQQSQTTTQNDAAPKPSAAAAAPVPQAPVTADPELARQLTAAVAEQGDKVRELKGQKAEKAVITAEVAKLLELKKQLALAEGKNPEPAPQKGKKK; encoded by the exons ATGAAATTATATGTGAGTGAAGGTAACCCACACTGTTTAAAAGTGTTGGCTGTACTGGAAACAACTGGAGTAAAATGTGACGTTCAACATGTCAACCACGAAG AGAAAGTGGTGCCATTCCTCAGTCGTGCAACCTTGCCAGTTCTGCATCTTCCCAGTGGTCAGTTCCTGTTCAGTCCCAACGCCATCTGCCA ATACCTGTTTGAAGTTAGTGGGAAACAGATCAGCAAACAGAGCCACCAATGGCTAGAATGGGAGGCAACAGAACTGCAG CCTGCGCTGATGCACGCCCTCCACTTGGCGACAGTGCAGGGGAAAACAGACTCAGCCAAAGCCCTTGTAGCTCCACTCAGCTACCTCGAGCAAAACATGAGCAAGAAGACAACAGCCTTCTTGATAGCA GAAACTGTTGAAGTTGCAGACATTGTCCTCTGGGCGGCGCTGTATCCTGCTTTCCTTGAACGGAGTTTCAATATGG GAGAGCAGAAGTCCACACAGAGCTGGTTCGAGAGCGTGGGCTCCTTGCCAGCCTGCCAGGCCTCTGCCCAGAGCGTGTTCAAGGGGAAGGGCTTGGAGGTCCTGAAGGCCTACCTGCAGAAGCAGCCTGCTCCACATGGGCCCCAGGCCCAGCACAGGGACTCGCACTCGGGCAGCACCGGCAGCCCACAGGAG TCTGAGGTGTCCGACCGTGTCATGACGGAAGAGGAGATTGAAACAGCTGAACAGAAATGGAACCAGAAGATTGACTGTCAAAGCAAGCCAGAGAGGAAGCACCCTAT CCTTCCGGAGCAGGGCAAGCGTAATGTGCTGATCACCAGTGCTCTGCCCTACGTCAACAACGTGCCCCATCTAGGGAACATCATCGGCTGCGTGCTCAGCGCTGACGTCTTTGCAAG gtATGGGCGTCAGCGGGGGTGGAACCTGTTGTACATCTGCGGGACAGATGAGTACGGCACGGCCACGGAGAACAAGGCGCGCGAGGAGGGCCTGACGCCCCAGCAGATCTGCGACAAGTACCACGCCATCCACACCAGCATCTACAAGTGGTTCCAGATAGACTTCGACTTCTTTGGCCGCACCACCACGCCAAGACAAACCGA GATCGCTCAGGACATCTTCTGGCGTCTGAACGAGCGTGGCTTCCTCCAGGAGGACACGGTGGAGCAGCTCCGCTGCGAGAAGTGCCAGCGTTTCCTGGCCGACCGCTTCGTGGAGGGCGTTTGTCCCTTCTGCAACTACCCAGAAGCCCGCGGGGACCAGTGCGACAAGTGTGGCAAACTCATCAACGCTGTGGAACTGAAG GAGCCCCAGTGCAAAGTCTGCAAGCAGACACCAGTCATCCGCTGCTCCAAACACTTGTTCCTGGACCTGCCAAAG TTGGAGACAAGTCTGGAAAAGTGGCTGGAGCAGTCGTTCAGCGCGGGGGACTGGACCACCAACGCCCGCAACATCACGCGCTCCTGGCTGCGGGACGGCCTGAAGCCTCGCTGCATCACGCGTGACCTCCTCTGGGGCACCCCTGTACCCCATCCCGACTTCGCCGGAAAG GTGTTCTATGTGTGGTTCGATGCCCCCATCGGTTACTTGTCAATTACGGCCAACTACACAGACCAGTGGGAGAAATGGTGGAAGAATCCAGAGCAG GTGGAGCTGTACAACTTCATGGCCAAGGACAACGTGCCGTTCCACAGCGTGGTCTTCCCCTGCTCGTTGCTGGGCGCCCAGGATAACTACACACTAGTTAACAACCTCATCGCTACAG AGTACCTGAACTACGAGGACACTAAATTCTCCAAGAGTCGTGGCGTGGGCGTGTTTGGCGACATGGCCAAGGACACGGGCATCCCGTCTGACGTGTGGCGCTTCTACCTGCTGTACCTGCGGCCGGAGGGCCAGGACGCCGCCTTCTCCTGGGCAGACATGGCCCTCAAGAACAACTCCGAGCTGCTCAACAACCTGGGCAACTTCATTAACAG GGCGGGCATGTTTGTGTCCAAGTTCTTCGAGGGCATGGTGCCCCAGGTGAGCCTGCAGGAGGAGGACAGGCGCCTGCTGGCCCAGGTGGGCTGGGAACTCAAGCAGTACATCCAGTTCCTGGACAAAGTCAG GATCCGTGACGCCCTGAAGTGCATCCTGAATATCTCTCGCCATGGAAACCAGTATATCCAAGTCAACGAGCCCTGGAAGAAAATCAAAGGCGGCGATACAGACAG GCAGCGCGCGGGCACTGTGACAGCGGTGTCGGTCAACATGGCAGTGCTGCTGTCGGCCATGCTGGAGCCCTACATGCCCACGGTCAGCGAGACCATCCGTGCCCAGCTGCAGGCGCCGCCGGCCTACTCCCACCACATGCTGCAAGGGGAGGGCAACTTCGTCTGCTCCCTGCCAGCCGGCCACCGCATCGGCACG GTTAGCCCCCTGTTCCAGAAACTGGAGTCCGAACACATTGAGAGTCTGAAGAAGAGATTCGGAGGGCAGCAG TCTCAGACCACCACCCAGAACGACGCGGCGCCCAAACCCAGTGCCGCCGCAGCCGCGCCTGTGCCACAGGCGCCCGTCACGGCTGACCCCGAGCTCGCCAGGCAGCTGACGGCTGCCGTAGCCGAACAG ggAGACAAGGTCCGAGAGCTGAAGGGCCAGAAGGCGGAGAAGGCTGTGATCACAGCAGAGGTAGCCAAACTCCTGGAGCTGAAGAAACAGCTGGCCTTGGCCGAGGGAAAGAACCCAGAACCTGCTCCGCAGAAGGGGAAGAAGAAGTGA
- the mars1 gene encoding methionine--tRNA ligase, cytoplasmic isoform X1 gives MKLYVSEGNPHCLKVLAVLETTGVKCDVQHVNHEEKVVPFLSRATLPVLHLPSGQFLFSPNAICQYLFEVSGKQISKQSHQWLEWEATELQPALMHALHLATVQGKTDSAKALVAPLSYLEQNMSKKTTAFLIAETVEVADIVLWAALYPAFLERSFNMGEQKSTQSWFESVGSLPACQASAQSVFKGKGLEVLKAYLQKQPAPHGPQAQHRDSHSGSTGSPQESEVSDRVMTEEEIETAEQKWNQKIDCQSKPERKHPILPEQGKRNVLITSALPYVNNVPHLGNIIGCVLSADVFARYGRQRGWNLLYICGTDEYGTATENKAREEGLTPQQICDKYHAIHTSIYKWFQIDFDFFGRTTTPRQTEIAQDIFWRLNERGFLQEDTVEQLRCEKCQRFLADRFVEGVCPFCNYPEARGDQCDKCGKLINAVELKEPQCKVCKQTPVIRCSKHLFLDLPKLETSLEKWLEQSFSAGDWTTNARNITRSWLRDGLKPRCITRDLLWGTPVPHPDFAGKVFYVWFDAPIGYLSITANYTDQWEKWWKNPEQVELYNFMAKDNVPFHSVVFPCSLLGAQDNYTLVNNLIATEYLNYEDTKFSKSRGVGVFGDMAKDTGIPSDVWRFYLLYLRPEGQDAAFSWADMALKNNSELLNNLGNFINRAGMFVSKFFEGMVPQVSLQEEDRRLLAQVGWELKQYIQFLDKVRIRDALKCILNISRHGNQYIQVNEPWKKIKGGDTDRQRAGTVTAVSVNMAVLLSAMLEPYMPTVSETIRAQLQAPPAYSHHMLQGEGNFVCSLPAGHRIGTVSPLFQKLESEHIESLKKRFGGQQDEEETPKKQSQTTTQNDAAPKPSAAAAAPVPQAPVTADPELARQLTAAVAEQGDKVRELKGQKAEKAVITAEVAKLLELKKQLALAEGKNPEPAPQKGKKK, from the exons ATGAAATTATATGTGAGTGAAGGTAACCCACACTGTTTAAAAGTGTTGGCTGTACTGGAAACAACTGGAGTAAAATGTGACGTTCAACATGTCAACCACGAAG AGAAAGTGGTGCCATTCCTCAGTCGTGCAACCTTGCCAGTTCTGCATCTTCCCAGTGGTCAGTTCCTGTTCAGTCCCAACGCCATCTGCCA ATACCTGTTTGAAGTTAGTGGGAAACAGATCAGCAAACAGAGCCACCAATGGCTAGAATGGGAGGCAACAGAACTGCAG CCTGCGCTGATGCACGCCCTCCACTTGGCGACAGTGCAGGGGAAAACAGACTCAGCCAAAGCCCTTGTAGCTCCACTCAGCTACCTCGAGCAAAACATGAGCAAGAAGACAACAGCCTTCTTGATAGCA GAAACTGTTGAAGTTGCAGACATTGTCCTCTGGGCGGCGCTGTATCCTGCTTTCCTTGAACGGAGTTTCAATATGG GAGAGCAGAAGTCCACACAGAGCTGGTTCGAGAGCGTGGGCTCCTTGCCAGCCTGCCAGGCCTCTGCCCAGAGCGTGTTCAAGGGGAAGGGCTTGGAGGTCCTGAAGGCCTACCTGCAGAAGCAGCCTGCTCCACATGGGCCCCAGGCCCAGCACAGGGACTCGCACTCGGGCAGCACCGGCAGCCCACAGGAG TCTGAGGTGTCCGACCGTGTCATGACGGAAGAGGAGATTGAAACAGCTGAACAGAAATGGAACCAGAAGATTGACTGTCAAAGCAAGCCAGAGAGGAAGCACCCTAT CCTTCCGGAGCAGGGCAAGCGTAATGTGCTGATCACCAGTGCTCTGCCCTACGTCAACAACGTGCCCCATCTAGGGAACATCATCGGCTGCGTGCTCAGCGCTGACGTCTTTGCAAG gtATGGGCGTCAGCGGGGGTGGAACCTGTTGTACATCTGCGGGACAGATGAGTACGGCACGGCCACGGAGAACAAGGCGCGCGAGGAGGGCCTGACGCCCCAGCAGATCTGCGACAAGTACCACGCCATCCACACCAGCATCTACAAGTGGTTCCAGATAGACTTCGACTTCTTTGGCCGCACCACCACGCCAAGACAAACCGA GATCGCTCAGGACATCTTCTGGCGTCTGAACGAGCGTGGCTTCCTCCAGGAGGACACGGTGGAGCAGCTCCGCTGCGAGAAGTGCCAGCGTTTCCTGGCCGACCGCTTCGTGGAGGGCGTTTGTCCCTTCTGCAACTACCCAGAAGCCCGCGGGGACCAGTGCGACAAGTGTGGCAAACTCATCAACGCTGTGGAACTGAAG GAGCCCCAGTGCAAAGTCTGCAAGCAGACACCAGTCATCCGCTGCTCCAAACACTTGTTCCTGGACCTGCCAAAG TTGGAGACAAGTCTGGAAAAGTGGCTGGAGCAGTCGTTCAGCGCGGGGGACTGGACCACCAACGCCCGCAACATCACGCGCTCCTGGCTGCGGGACGGCCTGAAGCCTCGCTGCATCACGCGTGACCTCCTCTGGGGCACCCCTGTACCCCATCCCGACTTCGCCGGAAAG GTGTTCTATGTGTGGTTCGATGCCCCCATCGGTTACTTGTCAATTACGGCCAACTACACAGACCAGTGGGAGAAATGGTGGAAGAATCCAGAGCAG GTGGAGCTGTACAACTTCATGGCCAAGGACAACGTGCCGTTCCACAGCGTGGTCTTCCCCTGCTCGTTGCTGGGCGCCCAGGATAACTACACACTAGTTAACAACCTCATCGCTACAG AGTACCTGAACTACGAGGACACTAAATTCTCCAAGAGTCGTGGCGTGGGCGTGTTTGGCGACATGGCCAAGGACACGGGCATCCCGTCTGACGTGTGGCGCTTCTACCTGCTGTACCTGCGGCCGGAGGGCCAGGACGCCGCCTTCTCCTGGGCAGACATGGCCCTCAAGAACAACTCCGAGCTGCTCAACAACCTGGGCAACTTCATTAACAG GGCGGGCATGTTTGTGTCCAAGTTCTTCGAGGGCATGGTGCCCCAGGTGAGCCTGCAGGAGGAGGACAGGCGCCTGCTGGCCCAGGTGGGCTGGGAACTCAAGCAGTACATCCAGTTCCTGGACAAAGTCAG GATCCGTGACGCCCTGAAGTGCATCCTGAATATCTCTCGCCATGGAAACCAGTATATCCAAGTCAACGAGCCCTGGAAGAAAATCAAAGGCGGCGATACAGACAG GCAGCGCGCGGGCACTGTGACAGCGGTGTCGGTCAACATGGCAGTGCTGCTGTCGGCCATGCTGGAGCCCTACATGCCCACGGTCAGCGAGACCATCCGTGCCCAGCTGCAGGCGCCGCCGGCCTACTCCCACCACATGCTGCAAGGGGAGGGCAACTTCGTCTGCTCCCTGCCAGCCGGCCACCGCATCGGCACG GTTAGCCCCCTGTTCCAGAAACTGGAGTCCGAACACATTGAGAGTCTGAAGAAGAGATTCGGAGGGCAGCAG GATGAGGAAGAGACACCCAAGAAACAG TCTCAGACCACCACCCAGAACGACGCGGCGCCCAAACCCAGTGCCGCCGCAGCCGCGCCTGTGCCACAGGCGCCCGTCACGGCTGACCCCGAGCTCGCCAGGCAGCTGACGGCTGCCGTAGCCGAACAG ggAGACAAGGTCCGAGAGCTGAAGGGCCAGAAGGCGGAGAAGGCTGTGATCACAGCAGAGGTAGCCAAACTCCTGGAGCTGAAGAAACAGCTGGCCTTGGCCGAGGGAAAGAACCCAGAACCTGCTCCGCAGAAGGGGAAGAAGAAGTGA